Proteins encoded in a region of the Megalops cyprinoides isolate fMegCyp1 chromosome 3, fMegCyp1.pri, whole genome shotgun sequence genome:
- the LOC118775084 gene encoding C-terminal-binding protein 2-like isoform X1, protein MALMDKHKVKRQRLDRICEGIRPPILNGPMHPRPLVALLDGRDCTVEMPVLKDVATVAFCDAQSTQEIHEKVLNEAVGALMYHTITLSRDDLDKFKGLRIIVRIGSGFDNVDIKAAAELGIAVCNVPSSSVEETADTALCLILNLYRRVTWMHQALREGTRASSVEQIREVASGAARIRGETLGIIGLGRVGQAVALRAKAFGFGVIFYDPYLPDGVERSLGLQRMPTLQDLLIHSDCVSLHCSLNEHNHHLINDFTIKQMRQGAFLVNTARGGLVDEKALAQALKEGRIRGAALDVHETEPFSFSQGPLKDAPNLICTPHSAWYSEQASIEAREEAAREVRRAITGRIPDSLKNCVNKEYLMATPQWTGMDASSVHSELNGAAAYRFPTGLVGVTAGGLSGAGAAVEGIVSGTLPMAHGIAPVSRPPHTPSPGQPSKAETDRDIPADQ, encoded by the exons GCATTCGCCCTCCAATTCTGAACGGGCCGATGCACCCGCGCCCCCTAGTGGCTCTGCTCGATGGGCGCGACTGCACAGTGGAGATGCCCGTCCTCAAGGACGTGGCCACCGTGGCGTTTTGCGATGCCCAATCCACCCAGGAGATCCACGAGAAG GTGCTGAACGAGGCGGTGGGCGCGCTCATGTACCACACCATCACGCTCTCGCGGGACGACTTGGACAAGTTCAAGGGTCTGCGCATCATCGTCAGGATCGGCAGCGGGTTCGACAACGTGGACATCAAGGCCGCGGCCGAGCTGG gcatCGCTGTGTGTAACGTGCCGTCCTCGTCGGTGGAGGAGACGGCCGACACTGCGCTCTGCCTGATTCTGAACCTGTACCGGCGGGTCACCTGGATGCACCAGGCCCTGCGGGAGGGCACGCGTGCCTCCAGCGTGGAGCAGATCCGGGAGGTGGCCAGTGGGGCCGCCCGAATCCGGGGCGAGACACTGGGCATCATCGGCCTGG ggCGCGTTGGCCAGGCGGTGGCGCTGCGTGCCAAGGCCTTTGGATTCGGCGTGATCTTCTATGACCCCTACCTGCCGGACGGCGTGGAGCGTTCCCTGGGCCTCCAGCGGATGCCCACCTTGCAGGACCTGCTCATCCACTCGGACTGCGTGTCCCTGCACTGCAGCCTGAACGAGCACAACCACCACCTCATCAACGACTTCACCATCAAGCAG ATGCGGCAGGGGGCGTTCCTGGTGAACACGGCGCGGGGCGGGCTGGTGGATGAGAAGGCCCTCGCGCAGGCGCTTAAGGAAGGCCGGATACGAGGCGCCGCTCTGGACGTCCACGAGACGGAGCCCTTCAG cttcTCTCAGGGCCCATTAAAGGACGCCCCGAATCTGATCTGCACCCCTCACTCTGCCTGGTACAGCGAGCAGGCGTCTATCGAGGCCAGAGAGGAGGCTGCGAGGGAGGTGCGGCGAGCTATTACAG GTCGCATACCAGACAGCCTGAAGAACTGCGTCAACAAGGAGTACCTGATGGCCACGCCTCAGTGGACTGGCATGGACGCCTCCTCTGTGCACTCAGAGCTGAATGGAGCTGCTGCCTAcag gTTCCCCACGGGTCTGGTTGGGGTGACAGCAGGCGGCCTGTCCGGGGCTGGGGCGGCTGTGGAAGGCATTGTTTCGGGGACCCTGCCCATGGCTCACGGCATTGCACCGGTGTCCCGCCCCCCTCACACCCCTTCGCCGGGCCAGCCCTCAAAAGCGGAGACAGACCGAGACATCCCAGCTGACCAATAG
- the LOC118775084 gene encoding C-terminal-binding protein 1-like isoform X2 yields the protein MQGIRPPILNGPMHPRPLVALLDGRDCTVEMPVLKDVATVAFCDAQSTQEIHEKVLNEAVGALMYHTITLSRDDLDKFKGLRIIVRIGSGFDNVDIKAAAELGIAVCNVPSSSVEETADTALCLILNLYRRVTWMHQALREGTRASSVEQIREVASGAARIRGETLGIIGLGRVGQAVALRAKAFGFGVIFYDPYLPDGVERSLGLQRMPTLQDLLIHSDCVSLHCSLNEHNHHLINDFTIKQMRQGAFLVNTARGGLVDEKALAQALKEGRIRGAALDVHETEPFSFSQGPLKDAPNLICTPHSAWYSEQASIEAREEAAREVRRAITGRIPDSLKNCVNKEYLMATPQWTGMDASSVHSELNGAAAYRFPTGLVGVTAGGLSGAGAAVEGIVSGTLPMAHGIAPVSRPPHTPSPGQPSKAETDRDIPADQ from the exons GCATTCGCCCTCCAATTCTGAACGGGCCGATGCACCCGCGCCCCCTAGTGGCTCTGCTCGATGGGCGCGACTGCACAGTGGAGATGCCCGTCCTCAAGGACGTGGCCACCGTGGCGTTTTGCGATGCCCAATCCACCCAGGAGATCCACGAGAAG GTGCTGAACGAGGCGGTGGGCGCGCTCATGTACCACACCATCACGCTCTCGCGGGACGACTTGGACAAGTTCAAGGGTCTGCGCATCATCGTCAGGATCGGCAGCGGGTTCGACAACGTGGACATCAAGGCCGCGGCCGAGCTGG gcatCGCTGTGTGTAACGTGCCGTCCTCGTCGGTGGAGGAGACGGCCGACACTGCGCTCTGCCTGATTCTGAACCTGTACCGGCGGGTCACCTGGATGCACCAGGCCCTGCGGGAGGGCACGCGTGCCTCCAGCGTGGAGCAGATCCGGGAGGTGGCCAGTGGGGCCGCCCGAATCCGGGGCGAGACACTGGGCATCATCGGCCTGG ggCGCGTTGGCCAGGCGGTGGCGCTGCGTGCCAAGGCCTTTGGATTCGGCGTGATCTTCTATGACCCCTACCTGCCGGACGGCGTGGAGCGTTCCCTGGGCCTCCAGCGGATGCCCACCTTGCAGGACCTGCTCATCCACTCGGACTGCGTGTCCCTGCACTGCAGCCTGAACGAGCACAACCACCACCTCATCAACGACTTCACCATCAAGCAG ATGCGGCAGGGGGCGTTCCTGGTGAACACGGCGCGGGGCGGGCTGGTGGATGAGAAGGCCCTCGCGCAGGCGCTTAAGGAAGGCCGGATACGAGGCGCCGCTCTGGACGTCCACGAGACGGAGCCCTTCAG cttcTCTCAGGGCCCATTAAAGGACGCCCCGAATCTGATCTGCACCCCTCACTCTGCCTGGTACAGCGAGCAGGCGTCTATCGAGGCCAGAGAGGAGGCTGCGAGGGAGGTGCGGCGAGCTATTACAG GTCGCATACCAGACAGCCTGAAGAACTGCGTCAACAAGGAGTACCTGATGGCCACGCCTCAGTGGACTGGCATGGACGCCTCCTCTGTGCACTCAGAGCTGAATGGAGCTGCTGCCTAcag gTTCCCCACGGGTCTGGTTGGGGTGACAGCAGGCGGCCTGTCCGGGGCTGGGGCGGCTGTGGAAGGCATTGTTTCGGGGACCCTGCCCATGGCTCACGGCATTGCACCGGTGTCCCGCCCCCCTCACACCCCTTCGCCGGGCCAGCCCTCAAAAGCGGAGACAGACCGAGACATCCCAGCTGACCAATAG